From Planctomycetota bacterium, the proteins below share one genomic window:
- a CDS encoding efflux RND transporter permease subunit, giving the protein MDLIETSVRRPVSVAVVVLLIILAGIAALRSVPIQLTPNVDQPVVTVTTAWFGESPQEIVREIVEEQEERLKNVSGLREMTSESTEGQASIRLEFFTGVDKDVALNEVRDKLRQVPEYPDEVDEPVVTDGDPQNRSYIAWVLLKQTQPFGSTGPTASGWDGSSVTELQDFADDFIKPALERAEGISEINVLGGREREMQVRLDLEKLAARGITINQFITALVDANRDVTAGTIAEGKRDTSVRVVGQFETPEDIETTVVAYDPLTGAPVYVADVADAVLDFKKVTSWVRSQGEGVLAINAQRETGSNVLEVMENFKSALADVNEEVLAPTNWGLELEQVYDVTVYIDDAVAQAQTNLIIGAILAGTVLLVTLRSVGATLTIIAAVPVSTIGTFLGMALLGRNLNVISMAGLTFAVGMGIDNAIVVLENIFRHREMGKDRFIAAIDGAKEVWGAILASTLTNVAVFLPIIFIQEEAGQLFRDISVALTISFFLYLFVAPTVIPMLTTILLRRVPTALKGKSDKPQTGLAKLFSPIGRLQGNIANGFGAIIRFLTRGILVRLALVAVFVVSAFGSAWALMPPTDYLPAGNQNLVFGIVLPPPGYSVEEFDAIGTRVEDRLRPWWEASEGDEQHARLQEEWRYATNEFRLPGMRQGLEGMVESMRQQGLPEDKIDEATSQIAAQIQAYENVDAPPAIDHFFFVQAGAIAFMGATSEDARNVPALGLLMDEAAEGIPGTFAFNNQASIFEGGNTGEGLILRLVGNDNDTVRDAAGVMMFQLFARFNTFPQPSPPNFNIGRQEVRVDPNNVRAAGARVSNADIRTIAEVAVDGSIIGDYRESGRSIDLTVVNDKGRDGRAREELPLVPLAAGDQRVIPLRSVADFTTLSVPQQINRAEEQPSVQFTIQLPPSIPIAEATATANTLVEEMRANGQLPPDVAVTFSGSADKLQSFLAQFKPIFIIVALITYLLLAALFENWLHPLTIIMTVPLAMSGGFVGLALVHWADPNIKLDVLTMLGFVILIGTVINNPILIVYRALQLMKDGKASDIAIAESTVSRVRPIFMSVTTTVAGLAPLVLFTGAGSELYRGLGAVVVGGLIMSTLFTLILTPTLMSLLLDFIGLFKKKSSNEPSPPEAKLAPVKVVKEDAEPELVLT; this is encoded by the coding sequence ATGGACCTGATCGAAACCAGTGTGCGTCGGCCCGTCAGCGTTGCGGTGGTCGTTCTGCTGATCATCCTCGCGGGCATTGCGGCCTTGCGCAGCGTGCCGATCCAACTCACGCCCAACGTCGACCAGCCCGTGGTCACCGTAACCACCGCATGGTTCGGTGAAAGTCCACAGGAGATCGTCCGCGAAATCGTCGAGGAGCAGGAGGAACGGCTCAAGAACGTCAGCGGCCTGCGCGAGATGACCTCGGAAAGCACCGAGGGTCAAGCGTCCATCCGACTCGAGTTCTTCACCGGCGTTGACAAAGACGTCGCACTCAACGAAGTCCGCGACAAGCTACGCCAGGTCCCGGAGTACCCCGACGAAGTCGATGAGCCTGTCGTCACCGACGGCGACCCGCAGAACCGCAGCTACATCGCGTGGGTCTTGCTCAAACAGACGCAGCCTTTCGGCTCCACCGGTCCGACCGCAAGCGGTTGGGACGGGTCCAGCGTGACGGAGTTGCAGGACTTCGCGGACGACTTCATCAAGCCCGCGCTCGAACGCGCCGAAGGCATCTCCGAGATCAACGTCCTCGGCGGACGCGAGCGTGAGATGCAGGTCCGGCTCGATCTGGAGAAGCTCGCGGCCCGTGGCATCACGATCAACCAGTTCATCACCGCCCTCGTCGATGCCAACCGCGACGTGACGGCCGGCACGATTGCCGAGGGCAAGCGCGACACCTCCGTTCGCGTCGTCGGCCAGTTCGAAACGCCCGAGGACATCGAGACGACCGTCGTCGCCTATGACCCGCTGACCGGCGCGCCGGTGTACGTCGCAGACGTCGCGGACGCGGTGCTCGATTTCAAGAAGGTCACCTCCTGGGTCCGCAGTCAGGGCGAAGGCGTGCTGGCGATCAACGCCCAACGCGAGACCGGCAGCAACGTGCTGGAGGTCATGGAGAATTTCAAGTCGGCCCTCGCCGACGTGAACGAGGAAGTGCTCGCCCCGACCAACTGGGGCCTCGAACTCGAGCAGGTCTACGACGTCACCGTCTACATCGACGACGCGGTCGCGCAGGCACAGACGAACCTGATCATCGGCGCGATCCTGGCGGGTACGGTGTTGCTTGTGACGTTGCGGTCGGTCGGCGCGACGCTGACGATCATCGCCGCGGTGCCGGTCAGCACGATCGGCACGTTCCTCGGCATGGCGCTGCTCGGCCGTAATCTCAACGTCATCTCCATGGCGGGGCTGACCTTCGCGGTCGGCATGGGCATCGACAACGCGATCGTCGTGCTCGAAAATATCTTCAGGCATCGCGAGATGGGTAAGGATCGCTTCATCGCCGCGATCGACGGGGCCAAAGAAGTCTGGGGGGCGATTCTCGCGTCAACGCTTACCAACGTCGCGGTGTTCCTGCCGATCATTTTCATTCAGGAAGAAGCCGGCCAGCTCTTCCGCGACATCTCCGTCGCGCTCACGATCAGCTTCTTCTTGTATTTGTTCGTCGCGCCGACCGTCATCCCGATGCTCACGACGATCCTGCTCCGCCGGGTACCAACGGCACTCAAGGGCAAGAGCGACAAACCGCAGACAGGTCTGGCGAAGCTCTTTAGCCCGATCGGTCGCTTGCAGGGGAACATCGCCAACGGATTCGGCGCGATCATCCGCTTCCTCACGCGGGGCATCCTGGTCAGGCTCGCGCTCGTGGCGGTGTTCGTCGTTTCGGCCTTCGGTAGTGCCTGGGCGCTGATGCCGCCAACGGATTACCTGCCTGCGGGCAACCAGAACCTCGTGTTCGGCATCGTGCTCCCGCCGCCGGGCTACAGCGTCGAGGAGTTCGACGCCATCGGCACGCGGGTCGAGGACCGTCTGCGCCCCTGGTGGGAAGCGAGCGAGGGCGACGAACAACACGCGCGGCTTCAGGAAGAATGGCGCTACGCGACCAACGAGTTCCGCCTGCCCGGGATGAGGCAAGGGCTCGAAGGCATGGTCGAGAGCATGCGACAACAGGGTCTGCCCGAGGACAAGATCGACGAAGCGACCTCGCAAATCGCCGCGCAGATCCAAGCCTACGAAAACGTCGACGCGCCGCCGGCGATCGATCACTTCTTTTTCGTACAGGCCGGCGCGATCGCGTTCATGGGGGCCACCTCCGAGGACGCACGCAACGTTCCGGCGCTCGGCCTGCTCATGGATGAGGCGGCCGAGGGCATTCCGGGCACGTTCGCTTTCAACAATCAGGCGTCGATCTTCGAAGGTGGTAACACCGGCGAGGGCTTGATCCTTCGGCTCGTGGGCAATGACAACGACACGGTCCGCGACGCGGCGGGCGTGATGATGTTCCAGTTGTTCGCCCGCTTCAACACGTTTCCCCAGCCGAGCCCGCCGAACTTCAACATCGGCCGCCAGGAGGTTCGCGTCGATCCGAACAACGTCCGCGCCGCCGGTGCTCGCGTGTCGAACGCGGACATCCGCACCATCGCCGAGGTGGCGGTCGACGGTTCGATCATCGGCGACTATCGCGAAAGCGGGCGGAGCATCGACCTCACCGTGGTCAACGACAAGGGCCGGGACGGCCGCGCTCGGGAGGAACTTCCGCTGGTTCCGCTCGCGGCCGGCGACCAGCGCGTCATCCCGCTACGTTCGGTCGCCGATTTCACCACGCTCTCGGTGCCGCAGCAGATCAACCGGGCCGAGGAGCAGCCCAGCGTCCAGTTCACGATCCAACTCCCGCCCAGCATCCCGATCGCCGAAGCAACCGCGACCGCCAACACGCTCGTCGAGGAGATGCGTGCCAACGGGCAACTGCCCCCGGATGTGGCGGTCACGTTCTCCGGCTCGGCCGACAAACTGCAGAGCTTCCTCGCGCAGTTCAAGCCGATCTTCATCATCGTCGCGCTCATCACCTACCTCCTGCTCGCGGCGCTGTTCGAGAACTGGCTGCACCCGCTAACGATCATCATGACGGTGCCGCTGGCGATGAGCGGCGGCTTCGTCGGCCTCGCGCTGGTTCACTGGGCCGATCCGAACATCAAGCTCGACGTACTCACGATGCTCGGCTTCGTTATCCTCATCGGTACCGTCATCAACAACCCGATTCTCATCGTGTACCGCGCGTTGCAGCTGATGAAAGACGGCAAAGCGTCCGACATCGCGATCGCCGAGTCGACAGTCAGTCGCGTCCGACCGATCTTCATGTCGGTAACCACAACGGTCGCCGGGCTCGCGCCGCTGGTGCTCTTCACCGGTGCGGGGTCCGAGTTGTATCGCGGCCTCGGTGCGGTCGTCGTCGGTGGTTTGATCATGTCGACCCTGTTCACGCTCATCCTCACGCCGACGCTGATGAGTCTATTGCTCGATTTCATCGGACTGTTCAAGAAGAAAAGCAGCAATGAACCGTCGCCCCCCGAAGCGAAACTCGCACCGGTGAAGGTCGTGAAGGAAGACGCCGAGCCGGAGTTGGTGCTGACATAG
- a CDS encoding efflux RND transporter periplasmic adaptor subunit, with translation MRLNHRMAGMLVAVLSIAGFLADASAQGRPMAVEVATVERGSVEVSRPLVASLEPVTNSRVAAEEAGLVRERFFEEGQTIAAGDMLVRLDDELLTLRANALEAKLQSEQAELERAKLESDNADRELRRQQSLFERNVSPEKELQDAQTAADRAKALIGVREAVVAEARAEVAEVKALLRKARIASPIAGIVAQRHVEVGQWIGQGDPIADVVSLEQMYVTVDVPEVLLAQVRPGTPLRVVLDAYPGKSFDVEVAFTLPMADMSTRSFKAKALIQNESGGLRPGFLGRATIVTRSDDLLTVPKDALVYSGESVHVVTANEGTAAIVPVTVVAGIGAKVAVEGGLAEGDMVVIRGNESLAPGMQLQVPGPPGGGPPR, from the coding sequence ATGCGTTTAAATCACCGCATGGCGGGCATGCTGGTCGCAGTCCTCTCGATCGCCGGATTCCTCGCCGACGCATCGGCGCAAGGCAGACCGATGGCGGTGGAGGTTGCCACGGTCGAGCGTGGGTCGGTGGAGGTGTCGCGTCCGCTGGTCGCATCGCTCGAGCCTGTGACCAACAGCCGCGTCGCCGCCGAAGAAGCGGGCCTCGTGCGCGAGCGTTTTTTCGAGGAAGGCCAGACCATCGCCGCCGGCGACATGCTCGTGCGGCTCGACGACGAACTGCTCACGCTTCGCGCCAACGCGCTCGAAGCGAAGCTGCAAAGCGAGCAGGCCGAGCTCGAACGCGCCAAGTTGGAGTCGGACAACGCCGACCGCGAACTACGTCGCCAGCAATCGCTCTTCGAACGCAACGTTTCCCCCGAGAAGGAACTGCAGGACGCACAAACCGCCGCCGATCGGGCCAAGGCGCTCATCGGTGTCCGCGAGGCGGTCGTCGCTGAGGCCAGAGCCGAGGTCGCCGAAGTTAAGGCACTTCTGCGTAAGGCCCGGATCGCCAGCCCGATCGCCGGCATCGTCGCCCAGCGACACGTCGAGGTCGGTCAGTGGATCGGGCAGGGCGATCCGATCGCCGACGTGGTGTCGCTCGAACAGATGTATGTGACGGTCGACGTGCCCGAGGTGCTTTTGGCACAGGTCCGGCCCGGAACGCCGTTGCGGGTCGTACTCGACGCGTATCCGGGCAAGTCGTTCGACGTGGAGGTGGCGTTCACCTTGCCGATGGCGGACATGTCCACGCGTAGCTTCAAGGCCAAAGCGCTGATCCAGAACGAGAGCGGGGGACTGCGTCCGGGCTTCCTCGGCCGGGCGACGATCGTGACCCGAAGTGACGACTTGCTGACCGTCCCGAAAGATGCCTTGGTTTACAGCGGCGAGTCGGTGCATGTCGTCACCGCCAACGAAGGCACGGCCGCGATCGTCCCGGTGACCGTCGTTGCGGGCATCGGCGCAAAAGTCGCCGTTGAGGGCGGTCTTGCCGAAGGCGACATGGTCGTCATCCGCGGTAATGAATCACTCGCACCGGGAATGCAGTTGCAAGTGCCCGGCCCTCCCGGCGGCGGACCGCCGCGATAG
- a CDS encoding 2-phosphosulfolactate phosphatase: MSRKIDVIATPDQLTPRLLIGRTVVIFDVLRATTSIATALANGSDHVEVHGSLDDARASTIGDGTAVLAGERECLPPPGFDLGNSPAGFTAERVAGKRVVLTTSNGTRAILAAGSAAHRFTAAMVNARATAEAVLKLDTPITLLCAGTDGEDALEDWLGAGALLRHLRNEVEPESDRVLSAALLFESCVDRLPALMSATRGGRNVILAGLADDIAAACQLDIISGVNRVEADGDRTIIRQSD; this comes from the coding sequence GTGTCGCGGAAGATCGATGTCATCGCTACGCCCGATCAACTCACGCCGCGGCTACTCATCGGCCGCACGGTGGTGATCTTCGACGTCCTGCGTGCCACGACCTCGATCGCAACCGCGCTGGCCAACGGTTCCGACCACGTCGAGGTACACGGCTCGCTCGATGACGCACGCGCTTCGACCATCGGCGATGGAACCGCCGTGCTCGCCGGGGAGCGTGAGTGTTTGCCGCCGCCCGGGTTTGACCTTGGCAACTCGCCGGCGGGTTTCACGGCGGAGCGGGTCGCGGGCAAGCGCGTGGTGTTGACCACGTCCAACGGCACCCGCGCCATCCTCGCCGCCGGCAGCGCGGCGCACCGGTTCACCGCCGCCATGGTCAACGCCCGCGCGACCGCCGAGGCCGTGCTCAAGCTCGACACGCCGATCACGCTGCTCTGTGCCGGCACGGACGGCGAGGACGCGCTCGAGGACTGGCTCGGCGCGGGCGCGCTGCTGCGACATTTACGCAACGAGGTCGAACCCGAGAGCGACCGGGTGCTGTCCGCCGCGCTGCTGTTCGAGAGTTGTGTGGACCGGTTGCCGGCGTTGATGAGCGCAACGCGGGGCGGGCGAAACGTCATTCTCGCCGGTCTCGCCGACGACATCGCGGCGGCATGCCAACTCGACATCATCAGCGGCGTCAACCGCGTCGAGGCCGACGGCGACCGCACCATAATCCGGCAATCCGATTGA
- a CDS encoding nucleotide pyrophosphatase/phosphodiesterase family protein, whose amino-acid sequence MPGNTARKTLVLNVVGLTPKLLKHAPNLRRLADETGVRPLMPPVPAVTCTSQMAMLTGTAASEHGIVGNGWYDRSYAEVKFWKQSDGLVQRPRVWDRLAGVTCANLFWWYAMYCGADVTVTPRPMYPADGRKLPDIWTNPVELRDLLQRRLGQFPLFKFWGPMANIESTRWIADAAIEVERRFGCDLTLVYLPHLDYALQKVGPDHASIPAEVERVDAEVGKLLGVFDDAAVRVVSEYGIEPVDTPVHLNRVLRRNGWLSIRYELGRELLDAGASRAFAVSDHQVAHVYAEEAVIPDVAEVLAATEGIADVIFGSARRELGLDHERAGDIIVLAERGAWFTYYYWFDDAKAPDFARTVDIHRKPGYDPAELFLDPDIRFPKLRIARKLAARKAGLRAMLDVTPIDASCVRGSHGLVPSSPDEGPLLIGAGNGDVAPMTDVADVIRDAVLG is encoded by the coding sequence ATGCCCGGCAACACCGCACGCAAAACCCTTGTGCTCAACGTGGTGGGTCTGACGCCGAAGTTGCTGAAGCACGCGCCGAACCTGCGTCGGCTCGCGGACGAGACGGGCGTTCGACCGCTCATGCCGCCGGTGCCGGCCGTGACATGCACGAGCCAGATGGCCATGCTGACCGGCACCGCCGCATCCGAGCACGGCATCGTCGGCAACGGCTGGTACGACCGGTCTTATGCCGAGGTGAAGTTCTGGAAACAGAGCGACGGCCTGGTGCAACGGCCACGCGTGTGGGATCGGCTCGCGGGCGTCACTTGTGCGAACCTGTTTTGGTGGTATGCCATGTACTGCGGGGCCGACGTCACGGTCACGCCTCGCCCGATGTATCCCGCCGACGGCCGAAAGCTACCCGACATCTGGACCAATCCGGTCGAGCTGCGTGACCTGTTACAGCGTCGGCTCGGGCAGTTTCCGCTGTTCAAGTTCTGGGGGCCGATGGCCAACATCGAATCGACCCGCTGGATCGCCGACGCCGCGATCGAAGTCGAACGTCGCTTCGGGTGTGACTTGACGCTCGTGTATCTGCCGCACCTCGACTATGCCTTGCAGAAGGTTGGGCCCGATCACGCAAGCATCCCGGCGGAAGTCGAGCGCGTCGATGCGGAGGTCGGCAAGCTGCTCGGCGTGTTCGACGATGCGGCGGTCCGTGTCGTGAGCGAGTACGGCATCGAGCCGGTTGACACGCCGGTGCATCTGAACCGTGTCCTGCGCCGCAATGGTTGGCTGTCGATTCGCTATGAACTCGGGCGTGAACTGTTGGATGCGGGGGCGAGCCGAGCGTTTGCGGTGTCGGATCACCAAGTAGCGCATGTGTACGCTGAGGAAGCGGTGATCCCCGACGTGGCCGAAGTGCTCGCCGCGACCGAGGGAATCGCCGACGTGATCTTCGGCTCGGCCCGCCGTGAGTTGGGACTCGATCACGAGCGGGCCGGCGACATCATCGTGCTGGCCGAGCGCGGTGCGTGGTTCACTTACTACTACTGGTTCGATGACGCGAAAGCCCCAGACTTTGCCCGGACCGTCGACATTCATCGCAAGCCCGGTTATGACCCGGCCGAGCTGTTTCTCGATCCCGATATCCGATTTCCGAAATTGCGAATCGCCCGGAAGCTCGCTGCGAGGAAGGCGGGCTTGCGGGCGATGTTGGACGTGACCCCGATAGACGCATCATGCGTTCGCGGGAGTCATGGGCTGGTGCCGAGTTCACCGGACGAGGGACCTTTGCTCATCGGTGCCGGTAACGGTGACGTTGCACCCATGACCGACGTGGCGGATGTCATCCGCGACGCGGTGCTCGGTTAA
- a CDS encoding sigma-54 dependent transcriptional regulator: MSSSSNRANPDTSSGDQPTDDQPRHVRILVVEDRPTERKALVKILQAEGHDVSGCENTDKALGYLDENIDIVMTDLYLGDEKNTGIRLMELWRKKRTATQFILFTGQSRIDTAVEAMRKGAFDYITKPLNTDELMISLNRAIKAIDQDREIDTLRRRLDQRFGLEQIVGQSKQMREVFDRIQRAAPTDSTVLVLGESGTGKELVAQALHQNSPRKTKPFVAINIAAVPGTLVESELFGHVRGAFTGAMEEREGRFEQADGGTLFIDEVGDFEIGLQAKLLRVLETLTVTPVGGSKDRKVNVRVIAATSRDLRKMVADGDFREDLFYRLNVIPITLPPLRDRPDDIPLLIEHFLSEISARKNVESKKVGPEVMHAMQRAAWPGNVRELRNVLETMMVLAEGDTLQPADLPEQFRGEADRTTDFTIPRGMTMDDLERLAIESALSASDGNRTHAAEQLGISVRTLQRKLRQYDFAERNG, encoded by the coding sequence ATGAGCAGCTCCTCCAACCGCGCAAACCCCGACACATCGTCTGGCGATCAGCCCACCGACGACCAACCGCGTCACGTCCGCATCCTCGTGGTCGAAGATCGCCCGACCGAGCGGAAAGCCCTGGTGAAGATCCTCCAAGCCGAGGGCCACGACGTCAGCGGCTGCGAAAACACCGACAAAGCACTGGGCTACCTCGACGAAAACATCGACATCGTGATGACCGATCTCTATCTCGGCGACGAGAAGAACACCGGCATCCGCCTGATGGAGCTTTGGCGAAAGAAGCGAACCGCCACGCAGTTCATTCTCTTCACCGGTCAGAGCAGGATCGACACCGCGGTCGAAGCGATGCGCAAGGGCGCGTTCGACTACATCACCAAGCCGCTCAACACCGATGAGCTGATGATCTCGCTGAATCGGGCGATCAAGGCGATCGACCAGGACCGCGAGATCGACACGCTTCGTCGTCGGCTCGACCAGCGTTTCGGCCTGGAGCAGATCGTCGGGCAGTCCAAACAGATGCGCGAAGTCTTCGACCGCATCCAGCGCGCCGCACCGACCGACAGCACGGTTCTGGTCCTCGGCGAGAGCGGCACGGGCAAGGAACTCGTCGCACAAGCGTTGCACCAAAACAGCCCGCGAAAGACCAAGCCGTTCGTCGCGATCAACATCGCCGCGGTTCCGGGCACGCTGGTCGAGTCGGAGCTTTTCGGCCATGTCCGGGGAGCGTTCACCGGTGCGATGGAAGAGCGCGAGGGACGATTCGAGCAGGCCGACGGCGGCACGCTATTCATCGACGAGGTCGGCGACTTCGAGATCGGCCTGCAGGCCAAGCTGTTGCGCGTGCTCGAGACGCTCACCGTCACGCCAGTCGGCGGGAGCAAGGACCGCAAGGTAAACGTCCGCGTCATCGCCGCGACGAGCCGTGACCTGCGCAAGATGGTGGCCGATGGCGATTTCCGGGAGGATCTGTTCTACCGCCTGAACGTCATCCCGATCACGCTGCCACCGCTACGTGATCGCCCCGACGACATTCCGCTGCTTATCGAACACTTCCTCAGCGAGATCAGCGCACGGAAGAACGTCGAGTCGAAGAAAGTCGGCCCGGAAGTCATGCACGCCATGCAGAGGGCGGCCTGGCCCGGCAACGTCCGGGAGCTACGCAACGTGCTCGAGACGATGATGGTGCTCGCCGAGGGCGACACGCTCCAGCCGGCGGACTTGCCCGAGCAGTTCCGGGGCGAAGCCGACCGGACGACGGACTTCACGATCCCACGCGGCATGACGATGGACGATCTCGAACGGCTGGCGATCGAGTCCGCCCTCTCGGCTTCGGACGGCAATCGAACCCACGCCGCCGAGCAGCTCGGCATCTCCGTCCGCACGCTCCAACGCAAGCTTCGGCAGTACGACTTTGCCGAGCGGAACGGCTAA
- a CDS encoding ATP-binding protein — translation MAVKLPRLRFKRRETENDLNGTSDGGRSRIMSLLGSVVQFPRLSLATKCQLLFGLAVAAIITAALFVPWARMEQLSRDIDQKAAATAAELALGIHIKSPQTPTYREGDAPIWVEFVAPVTPELDAFEEEALTQFTNDPTALPVYSPYYTDDGERRFRYGAKVLLNQDCRGCHGLAPGTDLGGSFAVVTVDLPSQISRRQQMLNRALLVTGLVLAGSLAVLVLWFILSRLILRPVRVLQTAAEQVSRGDLNVRSDIGSGDEFQTLSETFNAMLLNIAEQQTELQRMNQTLDGKLGQLAESNVALYESNRLKSEFLANVSHELRTPLNSILGFTDLLRDTFGDDEKAARYLRNIATSGRGLLDLINDLLDLAKIEAGRMEVRRDKVSVTTLLENIEQALRPLWLGKKIDLVRTVDADVPVIETDPGKLQQVLYNLLSNAIKFSPNGGRIDLQAERTGSGEVRISVADQGPGIPADRHDEIFEKFRQLDQGVTRTHGGTGLGLAISRELTDLLGGRIAIESTPGKGATFLVTLPLVVPDERKASGHVRSVTP, via the coding sequence ATGGCCGTCAAACTGCCGCGGCTGCGTTTCAAGCGGCGTGAGACCGAAAACGACCTCAACGGGACCTCGGACGGCGGGCGTTCACGGATCATGTCCCTGCTCGGGTCGGTCGTTCAGTTCCCCCGGCTCTCACTGGCGACGAAATGCCAGCTCCTATTCGGCCTCGCCGTCGCGGCGATCATCACGGCGGCGCTGTTCGTGCCGTGGGCGCGGATGGAACAACTCAGCCGCGACATCGACCAAAAGGCCGCCGCGACCGCCGCTGAACTGGCCTTGGGCATCCACATCAAATCGCCCCAGACCCCGACCTACCGCGAGGGGGACGCGCCCATTTGGGTCGAGTTCGTCGCACCGGTCACGCCCGAGCTTGACGCATTTGAAGAGGAAGCGCTCACGCAGTTCACGAACGACCCGACCGCCCTGCCGGTCTACAGCCCCTACTACACCGACGATGGCGAACGGCGGTTTCGTTACGGTGCGAAGGTGCTGCTCAATCAAGACTGTCGCGGATGCCACGGGCTCGCACCAGGGACCGACCTCGGCGGATCGTTTGCGGTGGTGACGGTCGACCTGCCGAGCCAGATCAGCCGGCGTCAGCAGATGCTCAACCGGGCGCTGCTGGTCACGGGGCTGGTGCTTGCGGGGTCTTTGGCGGTGCTGGTGCTTTGGTTCATCCTCAGCCGGCTCATCCTGCGACCGGTGCGCGTCTTGCAAACCGCCGCCGAACAGGTCAGCCGCGGCGACCTCAACGTCCGCTCCGACATCGGCTCGGGCGACGAGTTCCAAACGCTCAGCGAAACCTTCAACGCCATGCTGCTCAACATCGCCGAGCAGCAGACCGAGCTTCAACGGATGAACCAGACGCTCGACGGCAAACTCGGCCAACTCGCCGAGTCGAACGTCGCCCTCTACGAGTCGAACCGGCTCAAGAGTGAGTTCCTCGCGAACGTCAGCCACGAGCTTCGCACGCCGCTCAACAGCATCCTCGGGTTCACCGATCTGCTGCGCGACACGTTCGGCGATGACGAAAAAGCAGCACGCTACCTCCGGAACATCGCCACCAGCGGGCGCGGCCTGCTCGATCTGATCAACGACCTGCTCGACCTGGCGAAGATCGAAGCTGGCCGGATGGAAGTTCGACGCGACAAAGTCAGTGTCACCACGCTGTTGGAGAACATCGAACAGGCGTTGCGTCCGCTCTGGCTCGGCAAGAAAATCGACCTCGTCCGCACGGTCGATGCCGACGTGCCTGTGATCGAGACGGATCCGGGGAAGCTGCAGCAGGTGCTCTACAACCTGCTGAGTAACGCGATCAAGTTTTCGCCTAACGGCGGACGGATCGACCTGCAAGCCGAGCGGACCGGTTCGGGCGAGGTCCGCATCAGTGTCGCCGACCAGGGGCCTGGCATTCCGGCCGACAGGCACGACGAGATTTTCGAGAAGTTCCGTCAGCTCGATCAGGGCGTTACCCGCACGCACGGCGGAACCGGCCTCGGGCTCGCGATCAGCCGGGAGTTGACCGATCTGCTCGGCGGGCGAATCGCGATTGAGAGTACGCCCGGCAAGGGCGCGACGTTCCTGGTGACCTTGCCGTTGGTCGTACCCGACGAGCGGAAAGCATCGGGCCACGTCCGGTCGGTTACTCCGTAG